Proteins from a genomic interval of Canis lupus familiaris isolate Mischka breed German Shepherd unplaced genomic scaffold, alternate assembly UU_Cfam_GSD_1.0 chrUn_S1882H2081, whole genome shotgun sequence:
- the LOC119878750 gene encoding sodium- and chloride-dependent creatine transporter 1-like translates to MRRRPAWPQPADHLRRVLEHLEAVGQIVYFTATFSYVVLVVLLVRGVLLPGALDGIIYHLKPDWSKLGSPLAARQRCVASTGWEFPKRRMDRALTPYRLP, encoded by the exons ATGCGCCGCCGCCCCGCCTGGCCCCAGCCCGCTGATCACCTGCGCCGGGTCCTGGAGCATCTGGAGGCGGTCGGACAG ATCGTGTACTTCACCGCTACCTTCTCCTACGTGGTCCTCGTCGTGCTGCTGGTGCGCGGAGTGCTGCTGCCCGGCGCCCTGGATGGCATCATCTACCATCTCAAGCCCGACTGGTCCAAGCTGGGGTCCCCGCTCGCAG CCCGGCAGCGGTGCGTTGCGAGCACGGGGTGGGAGTTTCCGAAGAGAAGGATGGATCGTGCGCTGACGCCGTATCGCCTGCCGTGA